The nucleotide sequence GGAGGAGATCGTACGCGATTACGGCGCGGAGCAGATCAGAGGCGTACTGGCCGATATCGGCGTCTCTTCGCTGCAGCTCGATGAAAAAGAGCGCGGCTTCTCTTTTGAGAGCGAGACCCTCGACATGCGGATGGACCCCTCGGCGCCGCTCGATGCCGCAACCGTCGTCAATACCTACGCCGAAGCGGAGCTCGAGCGCATTCTGCGCGACTACGGGGAGGTTCCCAACGCAAGGAAAGTCGCCCAGGTGATTGCTGCGCAGCGCCCTTTCAGCTCAGCCAAGGCGCTCGCCGAGGCCGTCCGCCCCTACGCCCCGCGCGGCAAAAAAATCCACCCTGCGACGCTGGTGATGCAGGCGATCCGCATCGAGGTGAACGATGAACTGGGGGAGCTGAACCGCCTGCTCGACGTCTGTGAACGCGCCTGTTTCCCCGATGCCCTCATCGGGATCATCTCGTTTCATTCGCTCGAGGACCGGATCGTCAAGCAGCGTTTCGCGCAGTGGAGCCGCAACTGTATCTGCCCCAGTGACGCGATGCGCTGTACCTGCGGCAACAACCACGCCCTGGGGCGGCCCCGGCCGAAAAAGCCGATCACGGCTCTCCCCGATGAACTCAAGCAAAATCCCCGCAGCCGCAGCGCGAAGCTGAGGCTTTTCGAGATGAACTGCCATGGACGCTAAAGCGAACCTCCTGGAGGAGACCGGCAGCGCCATTGTGACCCGCAAGGGAATAGGGCTGCGGTTTCTGCTCAGTATGCTGATGGTCTTCGGGATCGGCTGGATGCTGCTCTTTCCCAAGATCTACCTGCAAAACAGCATCTACTACAAGAGCCGCGACATCGCGACGCTGCAGCGCGAATACGAGACCCTAAAAGAGGAGAACCTCGTCATCAAACGGCGGGTGGAGGCGATGAAGTTTAAAAACCAGGTGCTCGACACCCTCTTTGCCGAGGAGCAGCAGTGATCGCACGTCTCATAGAGTTTGCGCTGAACAAGCCGCTGCTCAACCACATGCTCCTGCTCTTCGTTCTGCTCCTCTCCGTTTTCGCCTACATCAACATTCCCAAAGAGATCTTCCCGCCGATCCAGATGGACAAGATCACGATCACCGGCGGCTATGCCGGGGCGAGTGCGGATGTTCTCGACAAGATGGTCGTCACCACCATCGAGGATGAACTGGGCAACATCAGTGAGCTGGAGACGGTGACGACGACGATCAAAAACGGCGCTTTCACCATCACGGGTGACATCAAGCCGGGGTCGCAGAATATCAACGTGCTCAACGACGTCAAGGATATCATCGCCCAGACAAAGCGGGACCTCCCCTCCGATATGGACGAACCCATCGCGCAGATCCATGAAGAGACGATCCCGCTGGTGCTGGTAGCCATTGCGGGGGATGTCCCCATGACCGAACTGCTTGAACGTGCGGATGAACTCAAAAGTGCGCTGTCGCGCTTCAAGGAGCTCAGCGACATCACGATCCGCGGCGACTCCGACGACGAGCTCGTCTTCCGCATCGACCCGGACAAACTGGACGCCTACGGCCTCTCCACCGATGCCGTGGTTGCGGCGCTGCAGAACCTCAGCTCCATCTTCCCCGTCGGGACCATCAAACGGCGGGGGGAACACCTCTATATCAGCACCTATAACGGCGAAAAGGATACGGCGGCGATCGAGAATACGGTCATCGGCGTCGGTGACAAGCGGGTGAAAATAGGCCAGATCGCCACCGCCAGCTTCGAGCTGGGGGACGCGACGGAACTGTCGCACTACAACGGGGTACGCAATGTCTCCGTCAACATCACGAAGTCCAAATCGGGCAACGCCATCGCGCTGGCCAAACAG is from Sulfurimonas sp. HSL-1656 and encodes:
- the rsmH gene encoding 16S rRNA (cytosine(1402)-N(4))-methyltransferase RsmH, with the translated sequence MQNIPHIPVLYREVTDAFSGCDAGIVVDCTMGYGGHSSLLLEANPTIRLIGIDQDETAIRFSTERLAPFGERVEIRKGRFSAVLEEIVRDYGAEQIRGVLADIGVSSLQLDEKERGFSFESETLDMRMDPSAPLDAATVVNTYAEAELERILRDYGEVPNARKVAQVIAAQRPFSSAKALAEAVRPYAPRGKKIHPATLVMQAIRIEVNDELGELNRLLDVCERACFPDALIGIISFHSLEDRIVKQRFAQWSRNCICPSDAMRCTCGNNHALGRPRPKKPITALPDELKQNPRSRSAKLRLFEMNCHGR